The genome window GACGCAAGGCGCGCCGCGGCGATCGGCATATTTCATCTGCGGCTTCATGCCGGAACCGCCGAGATACATTTCGGCGCGGATCCCGGCCTGCCGCAGCTCCGAAACCATCTTCTGATAGCGGCCAAGGCTGACTGTATCCCTGTCCATCACCAGAACGACGACGGGACCGATATTATCGGAAGTGTCCAGCTTGCCCAGATTCTTCAAGGCGGTCATCAGGCGCGAGACGCCGATGGAAAAGCCCGTCGCTGGCACCGGTTCGCCGCGGAAACGCGAGACCAGGCCGTCATAACGCCCGCCGCCACCGACCGAGCCGAAACGAACGATCTGGCCATCTTCATTGGGGATTTCCGCCAGAAGTTCTGCTTCAAAAACCGGTCCAGTGTAGTATTCAAGGCCTCGAACGACCGAAGAATCGACCATCACTCGGTCGGCATCATAGCCTGCTGATACACAAAGAGCTGAAAGCTCCTCTAGCTCGGATACTCCTTGTTGGCCTGTTGTCGATTCACCGACCACCTGCCGCCAAGCATCAAACGACATTGAACTTGATCTAAAAGTACCCTCTCCAAATGGGTCTACGGGCGATTTTGCTCCACTTTGTATAAGATCGGGCCTACCCTCTCGAAAGGCGGTTCCAAGGTAGGCTAGAACCTTGGATATGCCATCCTCATCCAACCCGGCGCCCTTTGTGAAATCGCCCTCACCTTCCTTGCCGCCGTCCCACCGGCCGGCGCCAAGCAGCAGGCGCACGCCATCCACGCCGAACTTGTCAAGCTTATCGATCGCCCGCAGCACGGTGAGGCGCTTTCCTGCATTTTCATCGCCGGCAAGGCCGATCGCATCCAGCACGCCGTCCAGAACCTTGCGGTTGTTGACACGGATGACATAGTCACCGCGCTTGATGCCCAGTGCTTCCATGACATCGGCCATCATCATGCACATTTCCGCATCCGCCGAGACGGAGGGCGCGCCGACCGTATCGGCGTCGAACTGCATGAACTGGCGGAACCGGCCCGGGCCCGGCTTCTCATTGCGGAACACCCAGCCGGAGCGATAGCTGCGATAGGGTTTTGGAATGCTCTCGTAATTTTCGGCGACATAGCGCGCCAAGGGCGCTGTCAGATCGTAGCGCAACGACAGCCATTGCTCGTCATCGTCCTGAAACGAGAACACGCCTTCATTGGGGCGGTCCTGATCGGGGAGGAATTTGCCGAGCGCATCGGTATATTCGATCAGCGGCGTTTCGACGGGCTCGAAGCCATAAAGCTCATAGACCTTGCGGATTTCCGCCATCATCTTTTCGGCAGCGCGCAGATCATCCGGCACACGGTCCACGAAACCGCGCGGCAGTCGCGCTTTTACCCTGTCTGCCTTTGTTGCCATGATGATGATCCAAACCTTTGAAATTCTAGCGATTGCCGGAGCGGGTTTGCTCTAGACTATCAAGGCTTCAAGGGCAAGGATTGAACGTCATTTGGGACGTTTGAAGCTCGCGCGCAGCTTTTCGATTTCCTGGCGGCACTTGCAGCCTTCGATATGGTCATTGACGAGGCCCATCGCCTGCATATGCGCATACATCGTCGTTGGACCAACAAAACTCCAGCCGCGCTTCTTCAGGTCATTGGACAGGCGGATCGAAGTTGGGGATGTCGGGTTTGCAATGAGTGTGGGATAGTCGACAATCTTGGGACGCTCATCTGACGGTGGCTCAAACTGCCAGAAATAAGCAGCGAGCGAGCCTGTTTCCTTGACGAGTTCAATGGCGCGCTTGGCGTTGTTGATCGCGGAATTGATCTTGCCACGGTGGCGGATAATGCCTGCATTGCCGAGCAGCCGCTCCACATCCTTCTCGCCATAACGGGCGATACGGTGATAATCGAAGCGATCAAAGGCTTCGCGGAAATTCTGGCGCTTGCGCAGAATGGTCAGCCAGGACAGGCCCGATTGAAAGCCTTCGAGGCAGATCTTTTCGAACAGCCGCGTATCGTCCGTCACCGGCCTGCCCCACTCATGGTCGTGGTAATGCACGTATTCCGGCAGTGTGCCCGGCCAGAAACAGCGGGTATCGCCGTCCTCGCCGGTAATCAGGCCAGTCTTGACCGGAGTATCGTCTTGCATATCGCCTGCCTTTTTCCAAACATTAACCAGATTTGCAAACCCGCCGGTAACCACACCAAATGGTTTCGACAAAGAATCGCATTTTATTGATCTCGATTCACTTTTTTCTACCTCAGCGCAGGCAAACTCAATCCGAAAACTGACAAATCCTGTCAGCAGTGTTTGTTGCCTTGAGAATAGACCCGATGAAATCTGCATATCTGCTTCTGGTATCATGCCTGGCCGTTACCTTTACCAGCAGCGCGATGGCCAGCGAGCGCTACGCAACAAGACCGCCGGTGGTCATGAGCCCGGATCTGTCGGCACCCTGGGTGATGCAATTGCGCCAAAGGCCAGTCGGAACGTCCGCGAATATTCGCGACCGCCTGGTCCTGAGCGAGCCGCCTGCGCGCGGCACGATCAAGCAGCGCGACCGCCGCATCGTGCGCAGGGAGTCCGTCGCAAATCCGGCTGTCCGGGAGGTGTCGTTCCAACACCCCGATACACCGGCGGGCGATCAGCCGCCGAAAAAGCGGGGCATGGATCCGAGATTCCTGCCGCAGTCCGTGGCTTATGATGGTCCGGAGAAGCCCGGAACCATCGTCATCGATACATCGCAACGTTTCCTGTACCTCGTCGAAGCGGGCGGTACGGCACAGCGCTATGGCGTCGGCGTCGGCAAGGAAGGCTTCGGCTGGTCCGGGACCAATACGATCAGCCGCAAGGCCGAGTGGCCTGACTGGAATCCACCTGCATCTATGATCGAGCGCGAGAGACGCAAGGGCCACTACATCCCGGCACATATGGAAGGCGGTGTCGCCAATCCTCTTGGTGCGCGCGCGCTCTATCTCGGTTCGACGCTGTATCGCATTCACGGCACCAATGCCCCATGGACAATTGGACATGCCGTATCCAGCGGCTGTATCCGCATGCGCAATGAAGACGTTACCGACCTTTATGAGCGGGTCAATGTCGGCACGAGAGTCGTCGTGATGTGAGAGTTAATGGGGGCCGGCACCGGGGGCGGTGCCGGGAAACTGGGCAGCGGTTCACCGGAATCGCTGCCCTTTTTATTTATTCGGCCGCGTGCAGGAATGGTTTGGGTGAAGGAACGCCTTCCGGCTTCGGGCCGCCATAGACCCAATCCAGCAGTTCCACCGTGTGCACGATCGGCAGTTTGGAACCGCTGGCGATCTGGGTGATGCAGCCAATATTGCCGGTGGCGATGAGGCTCGCGCCCGTTGCCTCGATGTTCTTCACCGTCCGATCGCGCAGGGTACGGGCAATCTCTGCCTGCATGATATTGTAGGTGCCGGCCGAGCCGCAGCACAGATGCCCTTCAGCTGGCTCCTTGACGATGAAACCTGCCGCTTTAAGCAAATCCTTGGGCTGGCGCGTGATCTTCTGTCCGTGCTGCATCGAACAGGCCGAGTGATAGGCAACAGTCAAGCCTGCCGGTTGCTTTGGTGCAGGCAGGTCGAGTGTCGTCAGATATTCGGTGATATCCTTGGCCAGCGCAGAAACACGCGCCGCCTTGTCCTTGTAGTTCGGGTCGAGCCGCAGCATGTAGCCGTAATCCTTGATCGTCGTGCCGCAACCCGACGCCGTTACCACGATCGCGTCGAGACCGCCCGCATCAAGCTCGCGCGTCCAGACATCCACATTGCGGCGGGCGTCGCCGAGCGCTTCGTCCTCACGGCCCATATGATGCACCAGTGAGCCGCAGCACCCCTCGCCCTTTGGCACGACCACTTCGATGCCAAGCCGTGTCAACAGCCGGATCGTCGCTTCATTGATGCCAGGCTTCAGCACCGGCTGGGCGCAGCCGGTAAGAATTGCAACCCTGGCCTTTTTCGTTATCTGAGGTGCATGCGAGCCGGGCTCGGCAAAGCGCGATTTCGCGGGAACGGACTTGGGTGCAAGCTCGAGCATTGCAGCCACCGGCTTCAACGCCGACACGGATCTGAACAGCGGTACGAAAGGACGGCCAAGCCTTGCAGCGTTGAGTGCAAAGCGAAAACGGCCGGGATAGGGCAGGACAAGAGCCAGCAAAGCGCGCGTGAGGCGGTTCATCACCGGGCGCTTGTAGGTCTTCTCAATGTGAGCACGGGCATTGTCCACCAGATGCATGTAATTGACGCCCGAGGGGCAGGTCGTCATGCAGGCGAGGCAGGACAGGCAGCGATCAACATGCCTGACGATCTGCTCATCCGCCGCTCGACCATTTTCCAGCATGTCCTTGATCAGGTAGATGCGCCCGCGCGGACTGTCGAGTTCATTGCCAAGCGTGACATAGGTCGGGCAAGTGGCGGTGCAGAAACCGCAATGGACGCATTTGCGCAGGATCTTTTCCGACTCGGCGACACCGGGATCCAGCAACTGCTCGGGGGTGAAATTTGTCTGCACGTCTATACTCCTGCGACCATGCGGCCCGGGTTCAATATTCCGCTCGGATCGAACTGCTGTTTGAGGCGCTTCGACAAGGCAGCAAGCGGCGCCGGCTGCGGTTCGAACACAGGCAGCGCGGCACGCACGGTTATCGGCGCTCGAACCAGGGTCGCATGACCTCCGCCATATTTTTGGATCAGCGCTCGCACTGCTTCCGCTTCCGGCTCGCCTTCCATGCGCAGCCAGACAAGACCGCCTTGCCAGTCATAAAAGGCATCGACTGCTGCACCCATGCGCAAGGAAGCGACAAGCTTGTAGGCCTCCATCGGCGCCATCGACACCCGCCAGACCGGACGCTCCGTGCCATCGGCAAACGGTATGACATCGCGGATTTCCCGCCAGAGCTTGCGGGAGCTCTCGCCGGAAATATCGTCAATCGTCCCGGCGGATGCCAGAAGACCTTTCAACATTGTCGCGCGATCAGCGACGGACGGTGCGAAACCTTCAAGACGCAACAGCGTCGAGGCCTCGCCACTCAGCGCACCGTCGATGACACGCCCGGCAACATTGCCCGGTAAATGCGCGGCAGAAGCCACCTCGCCGCTTGAGCCCATGGCAATCGCCATGGCGCGGGCAGCTTCGTCGTCGGCAAGACCACGAATGACAAGCGTGGTTTCGGTTTCCGGAGCAGGCAGGACCTTGAAGGTTATTTCCGTGGCGATGCCGAGCGTACCCCAGGAATTTGCCATGCCTTTCGACAGATCATAGCCGGTGACGTTCTTGACGACTCTGCCACCGGATTTGAACAGTTCGCCCCGACCCGAAACGACGCGTACACCCAGCACATGATCGCGGGCGGAGCCAGATTTCAGGCGGCGAGGTCCGCAAAGGTTGGTGGCAAGCAGCCCGCCGAAACTGCCCTGCCCTGCAGGCTGTCCGAGGAGTGGGCCATAATCCATCGGCTCGAACTGGAATGCCTGGTCATTGGCGGCGAGCAATGCTTCCAGTTCGGCTATGGGCGTACCCGCCTTGGCGCTGAGGACCAATTCTTCAGGTTCATAGAGTGTCACGCCCGAGTAGTTAGACAAGGCGATGGTATGCTCGGTCTGCAGCGGCCGGCCGAGATCGCGCTTGGAACCATGACCAACAACTTCGACAGGCGCCTGCTCGGCGAGCGCCCACTGTACGGCATCCACGATTTCATCTTCGGTCTGCGGAGTAAAAATGGTCACGGCCTAGAGCCCTTTGCGGCCAGATTGGCCGTATTCTGTTTCTCGGCTGGCGAGACAATCCACGCGGAAGGTGGCGAGGTCGATGTGGTTCATCGGACGAAGCCACCTGACAAAGTGGGTGGCCGCCAGCCGGAAACCCGAAGGGACGGGGCCTGTTGCGCCAATTCCGGCGCAAAGCCACTCGCCCGCACGCAAAGTGCGGGTCTTCGCGTCTTTGCTTGATCTTGTCACAACATACCTCCGTCAGAATAGGTCAATATGGTCGCAAAGGGCTCTAGAATCTCGGTATGTCAGGAAACGGCACCTGACCGTGATGCACATGCATGCGGCCAAGCTCGGCACAGCGGTGCAACTGCGGAAAGACCTTGCCAGGATTGAGCAAATGCTTGTCATCGAAAGCGCATTTGACCCGGATCTGCTGGTTGAGATCGATTTCGTTGAACATTTCCGGCATCAGGTCGCGCTTTTCCACGCCTACGCCGTGTTCTCCCGTCAATACGCCGCCGACCTTGACGCAAAGGCGCAATATGTCGGCGCCAAAATCCTCGGCCTTATGCAACTCTTCCGGAATGTTTGCGTCGTAGAGTATGAGCGGATGCAGATTGCCGTCGCCCGCATGAAAGACATTGGCAACGCGAAGACCATATTTCTCCGACAGTTCGCGCATGCCTGCCAGCACTTTCGGCAGTTCCTTGCGCGGAATAGTGCCGTCCATGCACAGATAATCCGGCGAGATACGCCCGACGGCGGGAAAGGCCGCCTTGCGGCCCGCCCAGAACGCCATGCGTTCCTCCTCGCTTTGCGAGACCACGCAGGTCGTCGCACCATTGTTCCGGGCTATAGCCTCGACCATGCTGATCAAATGATCAACTTCAACCACCGGGCCGTCGAGTTCGATGATCAGCAGTGCTTCGACATCAAGCGGATAACCGGCATGAACGAAATCCTCGGCCGCGTGAATCGCAGGGCGGTCCATCATTTCCATGCCACCCGGAATGATACCTGCCGCGATGATATCTGCGACGCACTGGCCTGCCTCCTCGCTCGTCGGAAAACCTACCATCAGCGCGCGCGCCGTCGCCGGCTTCTGCAGGATACGTACGGTGACTTCGGTGACGACGCCGAGCAGCCCTTCCGAACCTGTCATCAATCCGAGAAGATCATAGCCCTCCGAATCCAGATGCTTGCCGCCGAGCCGCACCACTTCACCGGTGATCAGCACCATTTCGAGCCCCAGTACATTGTTGGCGGTGAGGCCATATTTCAGGCAATGCACGCCGCCGGAATTTTCTGCGACATTGCCGCCGATCGAGCAGGCGATCTGCGACGACGGATCGGGCGCATAGTAAAAGCCTTCATGCTCGACGGCCTTGGTGATGCCGAGATTGGTCACGCCCGGCTGCACCACGGCAACCCGGTTCGGATAATCGATCTCCAGAATACGGTTGAAGCGCGACATAACCAGCAGGACCGCGTCTTCAAGTGGCAAGGCCCCGCCCGAAAGCGACGTTCCCGAGCCGCGAGGAACCACCTTCACATTGTTTTCATGGCAATATTTGAGGACAAGTGAGACTTGGCGCACCGTTTGCGGCAGGACGACGACCAGAGGCAGCTGGCGATAAGCGGTCAAGGCATCGGATTCAAAGACGCGCATTTCATTGGTTGCATCGACAACGCCTTCGCCCGGGACAATCGCCTGCAGAGCGGCAACGATGCTTGTACGGCGCGACATGGTTGCGTCATCGGCCTTTGGCATCAGCAATCCGGACATGAAATCTCCCTGCCAGCGCGATCCTGCATCACTGGTAAACTATCTTTACCTCTTGTGCTTCCGCCTTGTAAAGATGCGGCAGTTCACACCGTAGCATTTGCACTTGACCTTGGCATCTCACGCCGGAAAGAGTGCGCGCATGAGCGAGTTCAATGATATGGAAATTTTTGCGCGCGTGGTTTCTGCCGGAAGCATGTCGGCGGCAGGACGCGAGCTTGGCCTGTCTCCCGCTGTCGTTTCCAAACGGCTGCGCCGTCTGGAGGAGCGGCTAGGTACGCGGCTTCTGCAGCGAACGACGAGGCAGATTGCCCTGACGGAAACCGGCCAAGGCTATTATGAACGGGTGCTGGCGATCCTGTCAGGCGTCGAAGAAGCGGAAGCCTTCGTGTCGCGCCGTTCTGAACAGGCGCACGGGATGCTCAAGGTCGCTGTGCCGACCACTTTCGGACGTATGCATATCGCGCCGCATATGGAACCATTCATGCGAGCCAACCCGGACCTTTCGGTCAATCTCGTCCTCGCCGACGAATTCGTCGACATCGTTGGCGAGGGTTATGACCTTGCCGTCCGCATCGCCGAACTCTCCGACTCAAGCCTTGTCGCGCGCAAGCTGGCTCCGGTGGAGCGCTTTCTGGTTGCTGCACCACGCTATGTCGCAGAGCATGGGACGCCAAAGTCCTTTTCCGATCTCGAGAACCACATTTGCCTTGCTGCCCACAATGGCGATCCTTGGCGCCTCGTCGGGCCCTATGGCGCGGTGAGCTGGCGCCCATCGGGTCCGCTGCTCACGAACTCAAGCGAGGTGGTGCGTGAGGCTGTGCTCGGTGGCCTTGGAATTGCGCTGCGTTCGACCTGGGATATCGGGCCGGAACTTGCGGCTGGCCTTCTCGTGCGCGTCCTCGAAGATTATGCGGCCTCGCGCAACATCGCTATCTATGCCGTTTATCCCTCGCGGCAGTTTCTGCCAGCCAAGGTGCGGCTGTTCATCGATTACCTCGCCGCCCTATACGGACCGGTCGCGCCCTGGGATCGAAACTGATCAATCCTCTGCATGGGATTTGCGGATGGCCTTGACGACGTACCACATGGCCAGAATCGCGATGGGAACAAAGATCGCCGTCAGCACAGAGGCATGTAGCTCGGGGATATACGTTTCCGCGCCCTTGGCGAGATAATAGAAAAGGCCGACGACGTAATAGGAGATCGCTGCAACCGAGAGCCCTTCGACGGTCCGCTGCAGGCGCAATTGCAATTGCGCACGCTTGTCCATTGAACTGAGCAAGTCACGGTTCTGGCGCTCAAGCTCAACGTCCACCGATGTGCGCAGCAAGGTCGCTGCGCGGGAAAGCTTTTCGGACAGGCTTTCCTGCCGTCCGCTGACCGATCGGCAGGTACGCATGGCCGGCGCCATGCGCCGCTGGATAAAGGCGCCCCAGGTCTCATATCCGGTAACCGGCTCTTCCTGCAGCGCCGCCAGCCGCTCCAGCACGATACCGTTATAGGCGCGACTTGCGGCAAAACGATAAAGACTGGACGCCGCGTCGGCTTCCAGTTCCGCCGCAAGCGACGTCAATTCATCGAGCAGTTTGTGGCTGTCAGACGTCGAATCGCGCATTTCATTGGTCAAACCGGCGAGCCGGTCCTCGATGCGCCGAATGCGCGGCGAAAGCGAATGCGCCAATGGCAGGCCCAGCATCGCCAGCGTGCGATAGGTCTCGATCTCGATGACCCGCTGTGACAGCGCTCCCGCGCGGGCAGGCGACAGGCCATTGTCGAGAATGAGTATCCGCGTCATGCCATCGCCGTCCTGCCGGAAATCGGTGACGATCGAGGCAAGGCCGTTTTCGACATCGCTGTAGCAAAGGCTTGCCGGGTCGAATTCCGAAATCAAAGCAGAAGCGTTGCGGTCCTTCTTGATGATTTCCAGTCGCACGCCGTCAATCACCGTACCGGGCGGGTTGAAACCATGGCCGAAAGGATGCTGGGCGATACTGCCGTTGCGTGGCACAGGACCTTCCCACAGATAGGTGGAGAACTCCGTATGGCGCTCCCAGCGCAGCGTGCCATTGCCCCACGGCATGATGTGGTGACGCGCATCGCGGGCCGGCGGCGCGATACCGATACTGCGGCTGAGTTCGGCCAGGACAGCGTGATCGACGGTTGAGCCGCCTTCCGTCATGAAGGCAAGCTGGATCAGCAGGCGGGGTGTGTCGACGAGAGGATAAGGCCGCGCATGCACTTCGCCAAGCGCAATGGCGCGCTCCGCATGTGCCGGAAATCCCATGACACCGCCTGGACTCGGTGCAGCGCTCGCAAGCGCTGTTACTGGCTTCAATCTCTTCCCCATCGTCCCCTGACCGGTCTTTTCTTCGCTGATCGGCTGTCACAGGATCGTGAACGGATTGAGCTGCGCTTTCAACCGTTTCTCATACCAAAGGCTGCGGCAAATAGGACCACGATCCCTTCAGAAATTGGATCATTTAATTGACCAGTTTCGTTCTTTCCCGGTACGATATGGCTGCAAGTGTTTTCTGCGGATCGATTCATCCATGAGCAGCACCCCCATCTTCGCCCGCATCCAGTCTACACGCACGGCCAGTGACATTGTCCGCCAGATCGAGACGCTGATTTTGGAAGGAGTCTTGCGGGTCGGTGACCGGCTCCCGGGTGAACGCGACCTTTCAGTACAGTTCGATGTATCGCGGCCTATCCTGCGCAGCGCGCTTAAAACACTGGAAGCCAAGGGCCTGCTCACGACGCGGCATGGCGGCGGAACGTTTGTCGCCGATGTCATTGGCGAGGTGTTTTCCAAGCCCATGATGGAACTCATCTCCAGCCACCGCAAGGCGGCCGCGGACTATCTCGAATATCGCCGCGAAATCGAAAGCATCGCCGCCGATTATGCGGCCCAGCGTGCCACCGAGGATGACCGGCTTTTGCTCCGCCGCATCATGACGGCCATGGAAGAAGCCTACGAGACAGACGACTTCAAGAGGGAAGCCGAACTCGATGTCGAGTTGCACAATGCCATTGGCGAGTGCGCGCACAACATCATCCTCCTGCATACGCTGCGCTCCTGCTATCGGCTACTGGCCGATGACGTGTTCTACAACCGTACGGTGATTTATGGATTTCCCGGTGCACGGGCGAAGCTGCTTGCACAACACCGGGCGATATTCGACGCGATCATGGCGTCGGACCCGGCAGGAGCACGCACGGCCGTCCGCCAGCACATCGATTTCATCGAGCAAGCGCAACGGGAAGCGGCGCGCAGCAACGCCTGGCAAGATGTCTCCCGCCTGCGGCGCAATCAGCGGGAGTCGGATATAAAATGAAGACCGTTGATTTCAAGCACGCGCGCGGTCCGGACAAATTGCGTGTCTACGCCATCGGCGATGTGCATGGCCGGCTGGATCTGTTGCAGGAGATGCACCGGCGTATCCAGGCGGAGAATGAGAAATCACCGCCATTTGACTGGGTTGTCGTGCATCTTGGCGACTATATCGATCGAGGACTCCAATCCAAAGGTGTGCTCGATCTATTGGTGAATTTGCAGAAGAAGACGCACCGAATGCTGGCACTGGCCGGAAATCACGATATCGGTCTGCTGGAATTTCTCGACACAGGCGACGCTTATGGGCTTTTCGCACGCAATGGCGGACGACAGACTGCGCTCTCATACGGCATTAATATCAATTTTAACGATCCGGGCTCTGTCTATGCCGGACGGAAAGCGCTCGCCGACGCCATTCCTCCGTCTCACATCCAATTTCTGCGCGGCCTGCGACGTTCAATGGTCTTTGGTGATTTCTTCTTTTGTCACGCCGGCATCCGGCCGGGCGTCGACCTCGACCGGCAGGATCCCGACGATCTGATCTGGATCAGGTGGGAATTCCTGGAGAATACGCATCCGCACCCCAAAATCATCGTCCATGGCCATACGCCTGTCAGCGACGTGGAAGTCAGGGCAAACCGGGTCAATCTCGACACCGGCGCCTATGCCAGCGGCAGGCTCAGCGCGATTGCAATCGACGCGGAAAACAAATTTTTCCTGGAAGCAAGCGTATAGAAACTGATCTCAGCGCGAGGCTGTGCTGATGCCGTAGCCATCGCTGGAAACCGTATGTCCACCGGCATCGACCGAAAACAGCCCTGCGCCCATGAAGAGGATGGCGGAGAGCATTACGGCGGTCAAAAGAGCGGCACTCTTGGTGGTCATTTGGGCGTTTCCATTGTTCATATTGGTCTGGCTTCTTGCCAGTTAACCAGTGGGGCCACTACAGGACACAATGCTTACCAACTAGTGAATCAAAGACACGCTCCCCATGAATCCGGATCGGGAATCCGATTCAGAACTGGGCTGTTGCAGAGTTGCAACTGAATCGTCGACGGCGCCCTAGATCAGCGCAACCCAGGCGCGTGCAAGCGCGAGACCGGCGCTATCCGCTGCCGCCCCATCGCGTTCAACATGAGCTTTGTAGTTGCTCAGCCATTCGGCTTGATTTCGCGCAATCTGATCGTGGAAAACCTCCGTCCACTCCTCGACAAGTCCAGTGTCGGCCTCAAAGTGAAACTGGATGCCGTAGACGGCGCGGCCGATACGAAAGGCCTGGTTTGCCGTCATTGCGCTTGAAGCAAGATGTAGGGCGCCCTCTGGCAACCAAAACGTATCGCTGTGCCAGTGGAAAATCGGGAATCGGTGGGAAACCGCAGACATAACTGGATCAGACGCCGCCTCGGCTGTGCGAGTCACTTCATGCCAACCGAATTCGGTCGGACGTCCGAGAAGGTTCTCTGCACCGTAGCCGCGCGCGACCAGCTGGCTGCCGAGACAAATGCCGAGAACAGCCTTGTCGGAGTCGCCGAAGCGCTTGATGAGCCGCGCCAAGGCGGGAAGGTAGGGATAATCGTCATCAGCAAGAGCGTTCTGATCGCCACCGAGCACGACCAGCGCATCATGATCCGAATCATCGGCGGGCAGAACTTCGCCACGATAGGCTTGACGCAGATCAATTGTAGCACCCGCTTCATCCAGTGCCCGGCCGACCTGTCCTAACCCGGTATCCTGATAAT of Phyllobacterium zundukense contains these proteins:
- the hisS gene encoding histidine--tRNA ligase gives rise to the protein MATKADRVKARLPRGFVDRVPDDLRAAEKMMAEIRKVYELYGFEPVETPLIEYTDALGKFLPDQDRPNEGVFSFQDDDEQWLSLRYDLTAPLARYVAENYESIPKPYRSYRSGWVFRNEKPGPGRFRQFMQFDADTVGAPSVSADAEMCMMMADVMEALGIKRGDYVIRVNNRKVLDGVLDAIGLAGDENAGKRLTVLRAIDKLDKFGVDGVRLLLGAGRWDGGKEGEGDFTKGAGLDEDGISKVLAYLGTAFREGRPDLIQSGAKSPVDPFGEGTFRSSSMSFDAWRQVVGESTTGQQGVSELEELSALCVSAGYDADRVMVDSSVVRGLEYYTGPVFEAELLAEIPNEDGQIVRFGSVGGGGRYDGLVSRFRGEPVPATGFSIGVSRLMTALKNLGKLDTSDNIGPVVVLVMDRDTVSLGRYQKMVSELRQAGIRAEMYLGGSGMKPQMKYADRRGAPCVIIQGSQERDNGEVQIKDLIEGARLSAEIEDNVTWRESRPAQITAKESDLVAEVRKIREAQAEDRANASKAQ
- a CDS encoding DNA-3-methyladenine glycosylase I, coding for MQDDTPVKTGLITGEDGDTRCFWPGTLPEYVHYHDHEWGRPVTDDTRLFEKICLEGFQSGLSWLTILRKRQNFREAFDRFDYHRIARYGEKDVERLLGNAGIIRHRGKINSAINNAKRAIELVKETGSLAAYFWQFEPPSDERPKIVDYPTLIANPTSPTSIRLSNDLKKRGWSFVGPTTMYAHMQAMGLVNDHIEGCKCRQEIEKLRASFKRPK
- a CDS encoding L,D-transpeptidase, coding for MKSAYLLLVSCLAVTFTSSAMASERYATRPPVVMSPDLSAPWVMQLRQRPVGTSANIRDRLVLSEPPARGTIKQRDRRIVRRESVANPAVREVSFQHPDTPAGDQPPKKRGMDPRFLPQSVAYDGPEKPGTIVIDTSQRFLYLVEAGGTAQRYGVGVGKEGFGWSGTNTISRKAEWPDWNPPASMIERERRKGHYIPAHMEGGVANPLGARALYLGSTLYRIHGTNAPWTIGHAVSSGCIRMRNEDVTDLYERVNVGTRVVVM
- the glcF gene encoding glycolate oxidase subunit GlcF, with product MQTNFTPEQLLDPGVAESEKILRKCVHCGFCTATCPTYVTLGNELDSPRGRIYLIKDMLENGRAADEQIVRHVDRCLSCLACMTTCPSGVNYMHLVDNARAHIEKTYKRPVMNRLTRALLALVLPYPGRFRFALNAARLGRPFVPLFRSVSALKPVAAMLELAPKSVPAKSRFAEPGSHAPQITKKARVAILTGCAQPVLKPGINEATIRLLTRLGIEVVVPKGEGCCGSLVHHMGREDEALGDARRNVDVWTRELDAGGLDAIVVTASGCGTTIKDYGYMLRLDPNYKDKAARVSALAKDITEYLTTLDLPAPKQPAGLTVAYHSACSMQHGQKITRQPKDLLKAAGFIVKEPAEGHLCCGSAGTYNIMQAEIARTLRDRTVKNIEATGASLIATGNIGCITQIASGSKLPIVHTVELLDWVYGGPKPEGVPSPKPFLHAAE
- the glcE gene encoding glycolate oxidase subunit GlcE, which gives rise to MTIFTPQTEDEIVDAVQWALAEQAPVEVVGHGSKRDLGRPLQTEHTIALSNYSGVTLYEPEELVLSAKAGTPIAELEALLAANDQAFQFEPMDYGPLLGQPAGQGSFGGLLATNLCGPRRLKSGSARDHVLGVRVVSGRGELFKSGGRVVKNVTGYDLSKGMANSWGTLGIATEITFKVLPAPETETTLVIRGLADDEAARAMAIAMGSSGEVASAAHLPGNVAGRVIDGALSGEASTLLRLEGFAPSVADRATMLKGLLASAGTIDDISGESSRKLWREIRDVIPFADGTERPVWRVSMAPMEAYKLVASLRMGAAVDAFYDWQGGLVWLRMEGEPEAEAVRALIQKYGGGHATLVRAPITVRAALPVFEPQPAPLAALSKRLKQQFDPSGILNPGRMVAGV
- a CDS encoding FAD-linked oxidase C-terminal domain-containing protein produces the protein MSGLLMPKADDATMSRRTSIVAALQAIVPGEGVVDATNEMRVFESDALTAYRQLPLVVVLPQTVRQVSLVLKYCHENNVKVVPRGSGTSLSGGALPLEDAVLLVMSRFNRILEIDYPNRVAVVQPGVTNLGITKAVEHEGFYYAPDPSSQIACSIGGNVAENSGGVHCLKYGLTANNVLGLEMVLITGEVVRLGGKHLDSEGYDLLGLMTGSEGLLGVVTEVTVRILQKPATARALMVGFPTSEEAGQCVADIIAAGIIPGGMEMMDRPAIHAAEDFVHAGYPLDVEALLIIELDGPVVEVDHLISMVEAIARNNGATTCVVSQSEEERMAFWAGRKAAFPAVGRISPDYLCMDGTIPRKELPKVLAGMRELSEKYGLRVANVFHAGDGNLHPLILYDANIPEELHKAEDFGADILRLCVKVGGVLTGEHGVGVEKRDLMPEMFNEIDLNQQIRVKCAFDDKHLLNPGKVFPQLHRCAELGRMHVHHGQVPFPDIPRF
- a CDS encoding LysR family transcriptional regulator produces the protein MSEFNDMEIFARVVSAGSMSAAGRELGLSPAVVSKRLRRLEERLGTRLLQRTTRQIALTETGQGYYERVLAILSGVEEAEAFVSRRSEQAHGMLKVAVPTTFGRMHIAPHMEPFMRANPDLSVNLVLADEFVDIVGEGYDLAVRIAELSDSSLVARKLAPVERFLVAAPRYVAEHGTPKSFSDLENHICLAAHNGDPWRLVGPYGAVSWRPSGPLLTNSSEVVREAVLGGLGIALRSTWDIGPELAAGLLVRVLEDYAASRNIAIYAVYPSRQFLPAKVRLFIDYLAALYGPVAPWDRN